In Desulfomonile tiedjei DSM 6799, a genomic segment contains:
- the rplL gene encoding 50S ribosomal protein L7/L12 has translation MAEISKDDVKAYIRNMSVLELSQLVKELEEEFGVSAAAPMAVAAVGAVAGGEAAPVEEKTEFDVILKDFGDKKIQVIKVVRSLTDLGLKEAKDLVEGVPKPVKEGVSKEDAEKAKAALEESGATVEIV, from the coding sequence ATGGCGGAAATCAGTAAAGACGACGTAAAGGCTTATATTCGCAACATGTCGGTGTTGGAGTTGAGCCAACTCGTCAAAGAGCTGGAAGAAGAGTTCGGGGTTTCTGCGGCGGCGCCCATGGCTGTAGCAGCAGTTGGTGCTGTGGCCGGTGGAGAAGCAGCCCCGGTGGAGGAAAAAACCGAATTCGACGTGATCCTGAAGGATTTCGGCGACAAGAAGATCCAGGTTATCAAAGTTGTACGTTCATTGACCGATCTGGGTCTCAAAGAAGCCAAGGATCTGGTGGAAGGCGTTCCGAAACCGGTGAAAGAAGGGGTCTCTAAGGAAGATGCCGAGAAGGCCAAGGCAGCCCTGGAAGAATCAGGCGCCACTGTGGAGATCGTTTAA
- the rplA gene encoding 50S ribosomal protein L1, whose amino-acid sequence MSAIPKKKESAREKIDRARKYTVDEGLDAVLSTSYAKFDESVDVAVKLGVDPRHADQMVRGTCVLPHGTGKSVRVLVFAKGEKEKEALDAGADYAGGDELAKKVQEGWLDFDKAVATPDMMGVVGKLGKILGPRGMMPNPKVGTVTFDVGRAVTELKGGKVEFRVEKAGIVHVPVGRVSFGKDKLAENLRTLMESIVRLKPSTSKGVYLKGMSISTTMGPGVKIDPQEVRNLVK is encoded by the coding sequence ATGTCTGCCATCCCCAAGAAAAAAGAGAGTGCGCGGGAAAAAATCGATCGCGCCAGGAAGTACACGGTAGATGAGGGATTGGACGCAGTTCTCTCCACATCTTATGCAAAATTCGATGAATCTGTTGACGTGGCAGTCAAACTCGGAGTAGACCCGAGGCACGCGGATCAGATGGTCCGAGGGACGTGTGTTCTGCCTCACGGAACCGGGAAGTCCGTGCGGGTTCTCGTGTTCGCGAAGGGGGAGAAGGAAAAGGAAGCGCTCGACGCGGGTGCAGATTATGCCGGTGGCGACGAGTTGGCCAAGAAAGTTCAAGAAGGCTGGCTGGATTTCGACAAGGCAGTTGCAACCCCCGATATGATGGGCGTGGTCGGTAAGCTCGGAAAAATTCTCGGTCCCAGAGGCATGATGCCGAACCCGAAGGTGGGGACCGTAACCTTTGATGTGGGTCGTGCAGTAACGGAATTGAAGGGCGGCAAAGTCGAATTCCGTGTAGAAAAAGCCGGTATTGTCCATGTCCCCGTTGGACGGGTTTCCTTCGGAAAGGACAAGTTGGCGGAAAATCTCAGGACCCTCATGGAAAGTATCGTTCGTCTGAAACCCTCTACGTCCAAGGGGGTCTATCTAAAGGGAATGTCTATTTCAACGACCATGGGACCAGGCGTGAAAATAGATCCTCAAGAAGTACGAAATCTCGTTAAGTAG
- the rplK gene encoding 50S ribosomal protein L11: MAKKITATVKLQISGGEAKPSPPVGPALGQHGVNIMEFCKAFNAQTQNQQGVIIPVLITIYADRSFTFVLKTPPASYLIKKAAGVDKGSPEPNRNKIGKLTMAQVEEIARLKMSDLNAKDMEGAMNTIMGSARSLGIEIV, translated from the coding sequence ATGGCTAAGAAAATAACAGCTACCGTTAAGCTTCAAATTTCCGGAGGCGAAGCGAAACCGTCTCCGCCAGTGGGGCCTGCTCTCGGCCAGCACGGCGTGAACATCATGGAATTCTGCAAGGCCTTTAACGCCCAGACGCAGAATCAGCAAGGCGTTATCATTCCGGTGTTGATCACGATTTATGCGGATCGGTCTTTCACCTTCGTTCTCAAGACTCCCCCGGCTTCATACTTGATAAAGAAGGCCGCTGGTGTCGATAAGGGCTCGCCGGAACCGAATCGGAATAAAATCGGTAAGCTGACCATGGCGCAGGTCGAAGAAATCGCGCGATTGAAAATGTCCGATCTTAATGCCAAAGACATGGAAGGGGCGATGAACACCATCATGGGTTCAGCTCGCAGTCTTGGCATTGAAATCGTTTAG
- the secE gene encoding preprotein translocase subunit SecE — protein MDKVKEFWQLTVQFFREVKVELQKVTFPTRQETMGSTIVVLVLTIIMAIYLGLSDWVLARIVQMLLQVG, from the coding sequence ATGGACAAAGTCAAGGAATTCTGGCAACTAACAGTTCAGTTCTTCAGAGAAGTCAAAGTAGAGCTCCAGAAGGTGACGTTTCCTACTCGGCAGGAAACCATGGGATCTACGATTGTTGTCCTGGTGTTGACGATAATCATGGCAATTTACCTGGGGCTCAGCGATTGGGTGCTGGCCCGGATTGTCCAAATGCTGCTGCAGGTGGGTTAG
- the rplJ gene encoding 50S ribosomal protein L10, with translation MKREEKEKQVAWLREELQEAKALFLTNYQGLSVSEMNSLRSELRSKGIKFKVLKNTLTRRAYQDTEISAVGPDLAGPRAAAWTNTEDAVPAMAKVLFDFAKTHQNLQLVRGVLKGKLVQPSEIETLSKLPSREELVGRLLGQMMAPVSSFVNVLAAVPRSFLNVLKAIEEQKASSS, from the coding sequence TTGAAAAGAGAAGAAAAAGAAAAACAGGTAGCTTGGCTCCGTGAGGAATTACAGGAAGCAAAAGCTCTTTTCCTCACGAATTATCAGGGCCTGAGTGTTTCAGAGATGAATTCGCTCAGGAGTGAGCTGAGAAGTAAGGGGATCAAGTTCAAGGTTTTGAAGAATACCCTGACACGCCGTGCGTATCAGGATACGGAGATATCCGCTGTCGGCCCGGATCTCGCGGGTCCCCGCGCTGCCGCGTGGACGAACACGGAAGATGCCGTTCCGGCTATGGCAAAAGTGCTTTTCGATTTTGCCAAAACCCATCAGAACCTACAACTGGTCCGTGGTGTGCTCAAGGGAAAGTTGGTTCAACCTTCCGAAATTGAGACACTTTCCAAGCTTCCTTCCAGGGAGGAACTTGTGGGTCGCTTATTGGGACAGATGATGGCTCCTGTGAGTTCTTTTGTCAATGTCCTTGCGGCGGTCCCCAGATCTTTTCTCAATGTGCTGAAAGCCATTGAAGAACAGAAAGCGTCCTCATCGTAG
- the nusG gene encoding transcription termination/antitermination protein NusG, which produces MALRWYVVHTYSGYENRVRTALQEKVRSMGLEDRITDVLIPSESVVELVKGERKTSNRKFFPGYILVQMELDDTTWHIVKSTPKVTGFIGSRTEPAVIPDDEVDKIKSQMAEGQDKPRPKYSFEKGDSVRVVDGPFINFNGTVEEVRPDKGKLRVLVSIFGRPTPVELDFIQVTKN; this is translated from the coding sequence GTGGCTCTGAGATGGTATGTCGTTCACACGTATTCGGGCTATGAGAATCGTGTAAGGACTGCATTGCAGGAAAAGGTCCGGAGCATGGGACTGGAGGATCGGATCACAGATGTGCTCATTCCGAGCGAGTCCGTCGTGGAACTGGTCAAAGGTGAAAGAAAGACCTCCAATCGAAAGTTCTTCCCCGGATACATTCTGGTGCAGATGGAATTGGATGATACGACCTGGCATATAGTGAAGAGCACGCCGAAAGTAACCGGATTTATCGGCTCCCGAACGGAACCTGCGGTGATTCCGGATGATGAAGTCGACAAAATAAAAAGCCAAATGGCTGAAGGACAGGATAAACCCAGACCGAAATATTCCTTTGAGAAAGGTGACTCGGTTCGGGTTGTGGACGGCCCGTTCATCAACTTTAACGGAACCGTGGAAGAGGTAAGGCCCGATAAAGGCAAGCTCAGAGTGCTCGTCAGTATATTCGGCAGGCCGACCCCGGTTGAACTCGATTTTATTCAGGTGACCAAGAACTGA
- the tuf gene encoding elongation factor Tu, translating to MGKAKFERTKPHVNVGTIGHIDHGKTTLTAAITRVLAKKGLASYIPFEEIDKAPEEKERGITIATAHVEYQTDKRHYAHVDCPGHADYIKNMITGAAQMDGAILVVGANDGPMPQTREHILLARQVGVPYIVVFLNKVDMVDDPELIELVELELRELLTSYEFPGDDIPIIRGSALKALEAGDPKHPDAQCIIELMNAVDEYVPVPIRETEKPFLMPVEDVFSISGRGTVVTGRVERGRVKVNEEVEIVGIRDTRKTVCTGVEMFRKVLDVGEAGDNVGLLLRGIKRDDVERGQVVAHPGTITPHTHFKAETYILAKEEGGRHTPFFNGYRPQFYFRTTDVTGVITLPEGVEMVMPGDNVSLEGKLITPIAMEKELRFAIREGGRTVGAGVISEIIE from the coding sequence ATGGGCAAGGCGAAATTTGAGCGAACGAAGCCACACGTAAACGTTGGAACGATAGGACACATCGACCACGGCAAGACCACGCTAACAGCGGCAATCACGCGGGTGCTAGCGAAGAAGGGTCTGGCTTCGTACATACCGTTCGAGGAGATAGACAAGGCTCCTGAAGAGAAGGAGCGCGGGATAACGATAGCGACTGCACACGTGGAGTATCAGACGGACAAGCGCCACTATGCACACGTGGACTGCCCCGGCCACGCAGACTATATCAAGAACATGATAACCGGAGCCGCTCAGATGGACGGAGCGATCCTGGTTGTTGGAGCCAATGACGGTCCAATGCCCCAGACACGAGAGCACATCCTTTTGGCCCGTCAGGTCGGCGTTCCCTATATAGTAGTGTTTTTGAACAAGGTAGACATGGTAGACGATCCGGAGCTGATCGAGCTGGTAGAGCTTGAGCTCCGCGAGCTTCTGACTTCGTACGAATTCCCCGGTGACGATATTCCGATCATCCGTGGAAGCGCTTTGAAGGCCCTTGAGGCCGGCGATCCGAAGCATCCGGATGCTCAGTGCATCATCGAGCTTATGAATGCGGTTGACGAGTATGTGCCTGTACCGATTCGCGAGACTGAGAAACCGTTCCTTATGCCTGTCGAGGACGTGTTCAGCATCTCCGGACGTGGAACGGTGGTGACGGGTCGAGTGGAGCGAGGCCGGGTAAAGGTGAACGAAGAAGTAGAGATCGTGGGTATTCGCGACACCCGCAAGACAGTGTGCACGGGCGTGGAAATGTTCCGTAAGGTGCTGGATGTGGGCGAGGCCGGTGACAATGTAGGCTTGCTGCTTCGTGGCATCAAACGCGACGACGTGGAACGCGGCCAGGTTGTTGCCCATCCGGGAACGATCACTCCCCACACCCACTTCAAGGCAGAGACCTATATTCTGGCTAAAGAGGAAGGTGGACGCCACACTCCGTTTTTCAACGGTTATCGGCCTCAGTTTTACTTCCGTACCACAGACGTTACCGGCGTGATCACGCTTCCGGAAGGCGTAGAGATGGTAATGCCCGGTGACAACGTATCCCTGGAAGGCAAACTGATCACTCCCATAGCAATGGAAAAAGAACTCCGCTTCGCCATCCGGGAAGGCGGCCGAACCGTCGGTGCAGGAGTTATCTCGGAAATTATCGAGTAG
- the ispH gene encoding 4-hydroxy-3-methylbut-2-enyl diphosphate reductase, translating to MKIRLAKTAGFCMGVRRAVDMVLDLQRAAPPLPIVTYGPLIHNPQTLNLLQSRGIQEVKSLDEITGGTVVIRAHGISPQEKQILASKGVGIIDATCPRVARVQAFIRKHAARGHFCVIVGDEDHPEVRGLMGFASAGGLVVPSADCNGLIDSIPTDRGICLVAQTTQEIEVFESVGELLRNRCSELHEYNTICDSTKRRQIEISRLARQVEMVVVVGGKGSGNTQRLVKVAQAQGVPALHVETDEELPSDALTGVRTVGVTAGASTPNWQIRQVTDRLKEIGMSRGYSPWKRIRRYADIFVMVYGWAALAGGGLTATALVLEGRPVTWLPLVVTMLFVYSMHLLNRIQERAGAVRFNTPEIAQFYIRHRKLLTFSGFCSSAAALALSFSMSIYAGCVLLGMLIAGSLYMVPIPGLNRFPRTKWRSLKDLPGSKTPLVALGWATAASLLPVMGDISDLWNPGVAIAFVFAAGTVFWRTALSDLLDIQGDRIVGRETIPILIGVKNTRTLLLALLVFLGLFVTCASTLGWIPSIGPLLVINTLVFGIAFLVYKRRHLVDRLAFEGILDGNFLLSGLLSVLYSGS from the coding sequence ATGAAGATTCGTCTCGCCAAAACCGCGGGTTTTTGCATGGGAGTTCGCCGCGCGGTAGACATGGTTCTCGATCTGCAAAGGGCCGCTCCGCCTTTGCCCATCGTCACGTACGGTCCCTTGATACACAATCCTCAGACGCTGAATCTGCTGCAGTCGCGAGGCATCCAGGAGGTGAAGTCCCTGGACGAGATTACCGGTGGAACAGTGGTAATTCGAGCTCACGGCATCTCGCCGCAGGAAAAACAGATCCTCGCGTCAAAAGGCGTCGGAATTATTGACGCTACCTGCCCTCGAGTCGCCCGGGTTCAGGCATTCATACGGAAACACGCGGCCCGAGGACATTTTTGTGTAATAGTTGGAGATGAAGATCACCCGGAAGTTCGCGGCCTGATGGGATTCGCAAGCGCGGGTGGCCTCGTTGTTCCCTCTGCGGACTGCAATGGACTTATCGATTCCATTCCGACGGATCGAGGAATTTGCCTTGTCGCACAGACGACCCAGGAGATTGAAGTCTTTGAAAGCGTTGGTGAGTTGCTGCGAAACCGCTGCTCGGAACTGCACGAGTACAACACCATATGCGATTCCACAAAACGGCGGCAAATAGAAATCAGCCGACTGGCAAGACAGGTTGAGATGGTCGTAGTGGTAGGGGGGAAAGGGTCCGGAAATACGCAGCGTCTCGTAAAGGTGGCCCAGGCTCAAGGAGTTCCGGCCCTGCACGTTGAAACCGACGAAGAGCTTCCCTCAGATGCTCTCACCGGTGTCCGGACGGTCGGAGTGACCGCGGGCGCAAGCACTCCCAACTGGCAGATTCGGCAAGTAACCGACCGGCTGAAAGAAATCGGAATGAGCCGGGGATATAGTCCCTGGAAACGAATCCGTCGGTACGCGGACATTTTCGTCATGGTCTACGGCTGGGCCGCTCTGGCCGGAGGCGGGCTTACCGCAACCGCGCTGGTGCTCGAGGGGCGTCCCGTCACATGGCTGCCTCTCGTGGTTACCATGCTGTTCGTGTACTCCATGCATCTGTTGAACCGCATTCAGGAGAGGGCGGGCGCGGTGCGTTTCAATACGCCCGAGATTGCACAATTCTACATTCGGCATCGAAAGCTTCTGACATTTTCGGGCTTTTGTTCTTCCGCAGCCGCATTGGCACTGAGTTTCAGCATGAGCATATACGCAGGTTGCGTACTTTTGGGAATGCTCATTGCCGGAAGCCTGTACATGGTTCCTATTCCGGGGTTGAATCGGTTTCCCCGCACAAAGTGGAGAAGCCTCAAGGATCTTCCCGGCTCGAAGACACCTCTCGTAGCTCTTGGGTGGGCCACAGCCGCAAGCCTTTTGCCGGTGATGGGAGACATATCGGATCTGTGGAACCCCGGAGTGGCGATTGCGTTCGTTTTCGCGGCAGGGACAGTGTTTTGGCGCACTGCATTGTCGGATTTACTGGACATCCAGGGAGATAGGATCGTAGGAAGGGAAACCATTCCCATTCTCATCGGGGTGAAAAATACGCGAACCTTGCTCCTTGCGCTTTTGGTCTTCCTCGGTTTATTCGTGACATGCGCGTCGACTCTTGGCTGGATCCCCTCGATTGGTCCTTTGCTGGTGATCAACACTCTTGTGTTCGGGATCGCTTTTCTCGTGTACAAACGGCGCCACTTGGTTGACCGGCTGGCATTTGAGGGAATTCTGGACGGGAATTTTCTTCTCAGTGGTCTTCTGAGCGTTCTGTACAGTGGTTCCTAA
- the rpmG gene encoding 50S ribosomal protein L33 has protein sequence MRDIITLACTECKRKNYTTTKNKKNTPDKLQFNKYCKFCRCHTPHKETK, from the coding sequence ATGAGAGACATCATTACGCTCGCCTGCACCGAATGCAAGCGGAAGAATTACACGACGACAAAGAACAAGAAGAATACTCCGGACAAGCTGCAGTTCAACAAGTACTGCAAGTTTTGCCGCTGCCACACTCCTCACAAGGAGACAAAATAG